One stretch of Streptomyces sp. NBC_01142 DNA includes these proteins:
- a CDS encoding MoxR family ATPase — MTTYDDRASLTDLTTTAERVRRSVEGVIEGKPEVVRLSLTVLLAEGHLLIEDVPGVGKTMLAKALAQSIDCSVRRIQFTPDLLPSDITGVSIYDQQRRDFEFKPGAIFAQIVIGDEINRASPKTQSALLESMEERQVTIDGHTYELPSPFMVVATQNPVEMEGTYPLPEAQRDRFMARVSIGYPSAEAELQMLDVHGGISPLDDLQPVAHAHDIVKLIDAVRTVHVAESVRRYAVQLVAATRSHPDLRLGASPRATLHLLRAAKASAALSGRDYALPDDVQGLAVQVLAHRLLPTAQAQLNRRTAEQVVLEIIQRTPVPTTGSSDGGHVPGRPAQPPLYGQQPGARRL, encoded by the coding sequence GTGACGACCTATGACGATCGAGCGAGCCTCACAGATCTGACCACCACAGCGGAGCGTGTCCGCAGGTCGGTGGAGGGTGTGATCGAGGGCAAGCCTGAGGTCGTACGGCTTTCGCTGACCGTGCTACTCGCCGAGGGGCATCTGCTCATCGAAGATGTGCCGGGCGTGGGCAAGACAATGCTGGCCAAGGCACTGGCGCAATCCATCGACTGTTCGGTACGGCGTATCCAGTTCACGCCGGACCTGCTGCCGTCCGACATCACCGGTGTGTCGATCTACGACCAGCAGCGGCGTGACTTCGAGTTCAAGCCGGGCGCGATCTTCGCCCAGATCGTGATCGGCGACGAGATCAACCGCGCTTCGCCCAAGACGCAGTCCGCGCTCCTCGAGTCCATGGAGGAGCGCCAGGTCACCATCGACGGGCACACCTACGAACTGCCCAGCCCCTTCATGGTCGTGGCGACGCAGAACCCGGTGGAGATGGAGGGCACCTACCCGCTGCCCGAGGCGCAGCGCGACCGTTTCATGGCGCGGGTGTCGATCGGCTACCCCAGCGCGGAGGCCGAGCTCCAGATGCTCGATGTGCACGGCGGCATCTCGCCGCTCGACGACCTCCAGCCGGTGGCGCACGCCCACGACATCGTGAAGCTGATCGACGCGGTGCGTACGGTCCATGTCGCCGAGTCCGTACGGCGCTACGCGGTGCAGCTGGTGGCGGCCACCCGCAGCCACCCCGATCTCAGACTCGGCGCCTCACCGCGCGCCACGCTGCATCTGCTGCGGGCCGCGAAGGCCTCGGCAGCGCTCAGCGGTCGTGACTACGCCCTGCCCGACGATGTCCAGGGCCTGGCGGTGCAGGTGCTCGCGCACCGGCTGCTGCCCACCGCGCAGGCGCAGTTGAACCGCCGTACGGCCGAGCAGGTCGTGCTGGAGATCATTCAGCGCACGCCCGTGCCCACGACCGGGAGCTCCGACGGCGGCCACGTCCCGGGCCGGCCGGCGCAGCCGCCGCTCTACGGCCAGCAGCCCGGCGCCCGGCGGTTGTGA
- a CDS encoding methyltransferase — MSDPTRPRASLRTAVVWEVLKDALDRRVKASGTDTLDVLDTGGGTGNFAVPVARLGHRVTVVDPSPNALFALERRAAEAGVADRVRGVQGDIHGLFDVVERGGYDAVLCHGVLEYVDDPAEGVRNAVDALRPSGALSLLAAGLGGAVLARALAGHFNEARHALTDPAGRWGEGDPVPRRFTAEQLTELVAAAGVEVGAVHGVRVFTDLVPGVLVDTEPGAVDALLELEAAAAELPAFHSVATQLHVLGEKQG, encoded by the coding sequence GTGTCGGACCCGACGCGCCCCCGCGCCTCTCTCCGTACCGCCGTGGTCTGGGAGGTCCTCAAGGACGCCCTCGACCGCCGGGTCAAGGCGTCCGGGACGGACACCCTGGACGTCCTCGACACCGGTGGCGGCACCGGCAACTTCGCGGTGCCCGTGGCCCGGCTCGGCCACCGGGTCACCGTGGTCGACCCGAGTCCCAACGCCCTCTTCGCGCTGGAGCGCCGGGCGGCCGAGGCCGGCGTGGCCGACCGGGTCCGCGGTGTCCAGGGCGACATCCACGGCCTGTTCGACGTCGTCGAGCGCGGTGGCTACGACGCCGTGCTGTGCCACGGAGTCCTGGAGTACGTGGACGACCCCGCCGAGGGCGTACGCAACGCCGTGGACGCCCTCCGTCCCTCCGGCGCGCTCAGCCTGCTCGCCGCCGGCCTCGGCGGGGCCGTCCTCGCCAGGGCGCTGGCCGGGCACTTCAACGAGGCCCGCCATGCGCTCACCGATCCCGCGGGCCGCTGGGGCGAGGGCGACCCGGTGCCCCGGCGCTTCACCGCCGAGCAGCTCACTGAGCTTGTCGCCGCGGCCGGTGTCGAGGTCGGCGCCGTGCACGGCGTACGGGTCTTCACCGACCTGGTTCCGGGCGTCCTGGTGGACACCGAGCCCGGTGCCGTGGACGCCCTGCTCGAGCTGGAGGCGGCGGCCGCCGAACTTCCCGCGTTCCACTCCGTCGCGACCCAGCTTCATGTACTGGGCGAGAAGCAGGGCTGA
- a CDS encoding carbonic anhydrase, whose amino-acid sequence MSTSAHHPADATRSGGTVTDRLVEANLRYAAGFRDPGMDARPVLHVAVVACMDARLDLHDALGLELGDCHTIRNAGGVVTDDVIRSLTISQRALGTRTVILIHHTNCGLEKITEDFRHELEDEVGQRPAWAVEAFRDVDQDVRQSMQRVRTSPFLPHTDDVRGFVFDVTQGLLREIDPVV is encoded by the coding sequence ATGTCGACTTCCGCGCACCACCCCGCCGACGCAACACGTTCCGGCGGCACGGTCACCGATCGTCTCGTCGAGGCGAACCTGCGCTATGCCGCCGGCTTCCGGGATCCGGGCATGGACGCGCGTCCCGTACTGCATGTCGCCGTGGTGGCCTGTATGGACGCCCGGCTCGACCTGCACGACGCGCTCGGCCTGGAGCTGGGCGACTGTCACACCATCCGGAACGCCGGCGGTGTGGTCACGGACGATGTGATCCGGTCGCTGACCATCAGCCAGCGGGCGCTGGGGACCCGAACCGTCATCCTGATCCACCACACCAATTGCGGTCTGGAGAAGATCACCGAGGACTTCCGGCACGAGCTGGAGGACGAGGTCGGGCAGCGGCCCGCCTGGGCGGTCGAGGCGTTCCGGGATGTCGACCAGGACGTACGGCAGTCGATGCAGCGGGTGCGCACCTCGCCGTTCCTGCCGCACACCGACGATGTCCGAGGCTTCGTCTTCGATGTCACCCAGGGTCTGCTGCGGGAGATCGACCCGGTTGTATGA
- a CDS encoding SAV_6107 family HEPN domain-containing protein produces MASSSAAAAQRRRATGPAPSLTGPANDVHPVLRRASAPPAALDLLAQARTGLDEAATLDMPNERYATAHLAALRTAAAVLAARGRPETSERRRQRIRSAWEVLPEIAPELSEWSVLFASGARRRARAEAGIQGAASSRDADDLLRDAAMFLRLVERMLVLQPVLPQPRTKQPETPETGGAAG; encoded by the coding sequence ATGGCCAGCTCCTCCGCGGCAGCCGCACAGCGGCGCCGCGCCACCGGCCCTGCACCCTCACTGACCGGACCGGCGAACGACGTCCACCCCGTCCTGCGGCGGGCCTCGGCACCGCCCGCCGCCCTCGACCTCCTCGCCCAGGCCCGTACGGGCCTCGACGAGGCCGCCACCCTCGACATGCCCAACGAGCGGTATGCCACGGCCCATCTGGCCGCACTGCGCACCGCGGCAGCCGTCCTGGCCGCCCGTGGCCGCCCGGAGACCAGCGAGCGCCGGCGTCAGCGCATACGCAGCGCCTGGGAAGTCCTGCCCGAGATCGCGCCCGAGCTGTCCGAGTGGAGCGTCCTGTTCGCCTCGGGTGCCCGGCGCAGGGCGCGCGCCGAGGCGGGCATCCAGGGCGCGGCGAGCAGCCGCGACGCCGACGACCTGTTGCGCGACGCGGCCATGTTCCTGCGCCTGGTCGAGCGGATGCTGGTCCTCCAGCCCGTGCTGCCCCAGCCGAGGACGAAGCAACCGGAGACGCCGGAAACGGGGGGCGCCGCGGGATGA
- a CDS encoding DUF58 domain-containing protein — protein sequence MSAGGPSAAEGKDASGVRAALGGLTTRGRSFLAAGVAAAVCAYVLGQGDLLRVGLLLAVLPLACVAVLYRTRYRVAGSRRLSPSRVPAGSEARVHLRMDNVSRLPTGLLMLQDHVPYVLGPRPRFVLDRVEAGGRREVSYRVRSDLRGRYPLGPLQLRLSDPFGLCELTRSFSAYDTLTVIPRTETLPPVRLAGEASGYGDGRQRSLALAGDDDIIPRTYRYGDDLRRVHWRSTARYGELMVRREEQPQRARCTVLLDTRSTAYRGAGPDSAFEWAVSGAASALMHMLERGFAVRLLTDTGSSVPGEGADGFAGATQESAGSAGLMMDTLAVVDHSDEDGFSRSYDVLRGGNEGLLIAFFGDLDEEQTALAARMRQRSGSAVAFVLDSGTWGNSGGAAGTVDDRLRQLREAGWTALAVPPGAPLADLWQQAGRQRMESSGSSGSTANGFSGGWS from the coding sequence ATGTCCGCCGGGGGCCCCTCCGCCGCGGAAGGCAAGGACGCGAGCGGGGTGCGGGCGGCCCTGGGCGGGCTGACCACACGCGGCCGTTCGTTCCTGGCCGCCGGAGTGGCGGCGGCGGTGTGCGCGTACGTCCTGGGGCAGGGTGACCTGCTCCGGGTCGGGCTGCTCCTCGCCGTACTGCCGCTGGCCTGTGTGGCCGTGCTGTACCGCACCCGCTACCGGGTCGCCGGCAGCCGTCGTCTGTCGCCCTCGCGGGTGCCCGCCGGGTCCGAGGCACGGGTGCATCTGCGTATGGACAACGTCTCGCGGCTGCCCACCGGACTGCTGATGCTCCAGGACCATGTGCCGTACGTGCTGGGGCCGCGGCCCCGGTTCGTCCTGGACCGGGTGGAGGCGGGCGGGCGGCGCGAGGTGTCGTACCGGGTCCGTTCCGATCTGCGCGGGCGCTATCCGCTCGGGCCGCTGCAACTGCGGCTGAGCGACCCCTTCGGGCTGTGCGAACTGACCCGCTCCTTCAGCGCGTACGACACCCTCACCGTCATTCCCCGGACCGAGACGCTGCCGCCGGTGCGGCTCGCGGGCGAGGCATCGGGGTACGGCGACGGGCGGCAGCGCTCGCTGGCCCTGGCCGGCGACGACGACATCATCCCGCGCACCTACCGCTACGGCGACGATCTGCGCCGGGTGCACTGGCGTTCCACCGCGCGGTACGGCGAGCTGATGGTGCGCCGCGAGGAGCAGCCTCAGCGGGCCAGATGCACGGTGCTCCTGGACACCCGGAGCACCGCCTATCGGGGGGCGGGCCCCGACTCCGCCTTCGAGTGGGCGGTCTCGGGCGCGGCCTCGGCGCTGATGCACATGCTGGAACGGGGCTTCGCGGTCCGGCTGTTGACGGACACGGGAAGCTCGGTGCCCGGAGAGGGCGCCGACGGCTTCGCCGGGGCGACCCAGGAGTCCGCGGGCTCCGCGGGTCTGATGATGGACACGCTCGCGGTCGTCGACCATTCCGACGAGGACGGGTTCTCCCGTTCGTACGACGTGCTGCGCGGCGGGAACGAAGGACTGCTGATCGCCTTCTTCGGCGATCTCGACGAGGAGCAGACGGCCCTGGCGGCCAGGATGCGGCAACGCAGCGGCTCGGCCGTCGCCTTCGTCCTGGACAGCGGGACCTGGGGGAACAGCGGCGGTGCGGCCGGGACGGTCGACGACCGGCTGAGACAGCTGCGCGAGGCGGGCTGGACCGCATTGGCCGTGCCGCCCGGGGCGCCGCTCGCCGATCTGTGGCAGCAGGCGGGCCGGCAGCGCATGGAGTCGTCCGGGTCCTCGGGCAGCACTGCGAACGGTTTCTCTGGGGGTTGGTCATGA
- a CDS encoding DUF3040 domain-containing protein: MPLSEHEQRMLEQMERALYAEDPKFATALEGSGLRTYTRRRVYQAVAGFLVGIALLMAGMVAQQIWISVVGFLVMLGCAVLAVTGWRKAPKPGEQQTVGDTPAAGRHPRRRRSMMDRIEQRWQRRRDEQGH; the protein is encoded by the coding sequence GTGCCGCTCTCGGAGCACGAGCAGCGAATGCTCGAGCAAATGGAGCGAGCGCTGTACGCCGAAGATCCCAAGTTCGCTACAGCGCTTGAGGGAAGCGGGCTGCGTACGTACACCCGGCGACGGGTCTACCAGGCAGTCGCAGGCTTCCTGGTGGGTATCGCGCTCCTCATGGCCGGAATGGTCGCCCAGCAGATCTGGATCAGCGTGGTGGGGTTCCTCGTCATGCTCGGCTGTGCGGTGCTCGCGGTCACCGGATGGCGCAAGGCGCCCAAACCGGGTGAGCAACAGACCGTTGGGGACACTCCGGCCGCCGGCCGGCACCCCCGTCGGCGCAGATCGATGATGGACCGGATCGAGCAGCGGTGGCAGCGCCGCCGCGACGAACAGGGCCACTGA
- a CDS encoding ATP-binding cassette domain-containing protein — protein sequence MDSPHGAPVITEDFGLKGPRGWAFRGVDIDARPGSLIAVEGPSGSGRTCLLLALTGRMRPTEGRAEIGGLQLPRKMAAVRRISALGPVPGISDLDPALTVAEHLRERALLQRRFDSSLRTLLRPRAEHAAAARGRIDEALEAAGLDLATLPKEERTAVRDLERLEELRLSIALALIGRPRLLAVDDIDLKLSDTERAEVWKLLGSLAESGTTVFAVCSQAPEGTTVIRTTGRSTVDAATAAAADADTEAVADTGTDADAEAEAEAEAKVEAAALGDTDRDTDTGADADADDTNKDTNEEGTADALADTGRA from the coding sequence GTGGACAGCCCGCACGGGGCTCCCGTCATCACCGAGGACTTCGGACTCAAGGGTCCGCGCGGCTGGGCCTTCCGGGGAGTGGACATCGACGCCCGGCCCGGCTCACTCATCGCCGTCGAGGGCCCGTCGGGTTCGGGCCGTACCTGTCTGCTGCTCGCTCTCACCGGCCGTATGCGTCCCACCGAAGGCCGTGCCGAGATCGGCGGTCTCCAACTGCCGCGCAAGATGGCCGCCGTACGCCGGATCAGCGCGCTCGGCCCGGTGCCGGGCATCAGCGATCTCGACCCGGCCCTGACCGTCGCCGAGCATCTGCGCGAACGCGCCCTGCTGCAGCGCCGCTTCGACAGCTCGCTGCGCACTCTGCTGCGCCCGCGGGCCGAGCACGCCGCCGCGGCACGCGGACGTATCGACGAGGCGCTGGAGGCGGCCGGGCTCGACCTGGCCACGCTGCCCAAGGAGGAGCGCACCGCGGTGCGCGACCTGGAGCGGCTGGAGGAGCTGCGGCTGTCCATCGCCCTCGCTCTGATCGGCCGCCCACGCCTGCTCGCGGTCGACGACATCGACCTCAAGCTCTCCGACACCGAGCGGGCCGAGGTCTGGAAGCTGCTGGGCTCCCTCGCCGAGAGCGGCACGACCGTGTTCGCCGTGTGCAGCCAGGCCCCCGAAGGGACGACCGTCATCCGCACCACCGGTCGCAGCACGGTCGACGCGGCCACGGCCGCAGCCGCTGACGCGGATACAGAAGCGGTCGCGGACACGGGCACTGACGCGGATGCAGAGGCGGAAGCGGAAGCGGAAGCAAAAGTGGAGGCAGCGGCGCTCGGGGACACAGACAGAGACACAGACACAGGCGCCGACGCCGACGCCGACGACACGAACAAGGACACGAACGAGGAGGGGACGGCCGATGCGCTCGCCGATACTGGCCGCGCTTGA
- a CDS encoding DUF3488 and transglutaminase-like domain-containing protein, protein MSGRGRLALCAFAATLMAAGAMLPLVDPATWILQAAFLLAVQSGVGALARRVPLARPLTVAVQALVALLMLTVVFARGRAILGVLPGPEAFQQFGRLLNAGGEDVGRYAIPAPATDGIELMVIGGVLVIGLAVDALAVTYRSAAPAGLPLLALYSVAAGLSGGGGASWLWFLLAATGYLVLLLAEGRDRLSQWGRVFGGAASAQGRTGGGFEPPGGSALAPVRTGRRIGALALGVALAVPAALPALDGGLLGDAGSGDGPGSGGGTISAVNPLVSLQDSLNQPDDREVIRYRTNTTSTQDMYLRIVALDQFDGTAWKSSERKVKDVPDRLPQPDGLSNAVGVTEIKTNLSAARSYKQSWLPMPYPATKVDIGGRWRFEPAGRTLVGDRGQNTRGAQYSVSSLLVQPTPQQLAAASPAPTALRREYTRVPEVLPDEVGDTARKITKGARNDYERGVKLQDWFSVEGGFTYDTQVQSGTGVTAITRFLRQKEGFCVHFSFSMAAMARTLDIPARVAVGFTPGSPQSDGTMSVGLRDAHAWPELYFEGVGWTRFEPTPTRGSTPDYTRAQTPSGGPSSPTKPEVDDSTAPSAAPSVSDSCPAQARRLGECGAVAPAAVQPPKDPGFPLGTVLLVVLGVAAVVLVPLLPLLWRISMRGRRLGSRGRTPADAAARTLAAWEEIRDTAWDHGIPPDDSQTPRKAAARIVRLGKLEGEPADAVHRVAGAVEQVLYAPEPRPGTGLADDAQQIGAGLRDAVGRRTRLRALLAPRSSVRVVWALSARWASFTDRWGVRRWRLDRWAGILRRPSRQRG, encoded by the coding sequence ATGAGCGGTCGTGGAAGGCTGGCACTGTGCGCCTTCGCCGCCACGCTGATGGCGGCGGGCGCAATGCTGCCGCTGGTCGATCCGGCCACCTGGATTCTGCAGGCGGCGTTCCTGCTGGCCGTTCAGAGCGGGGTGGGCGCGCTCGCGCGGCGGGTGCCGCTGGCCCGGCCGCTGACGGTGGCGGTGCAGGCGCTCGTCGCACTGCTGATGCTCACCGTGGTTTTCGCGCGGGGCCGGGCGATCCTCGGAGTACTGCCGGGGCCCGAGGCGTTCCAGCAGTTCGGCCGGTTGCTGAACGCGGGCGGCGAGGACGTCGGGCGGTACGCGATCCCGGCGCCGGCGACCGACGGCATCGAGCTGATGGTGATCGGCGGCGTGCTGGTGATCGGCCTCGCGGTGGACGCGCTCGCGGTGACGTACCGCAGTGCGGCCCCGGCCGGTCTGCCGCTGCTGGCGCTCTACTCGGTGGCCGCCGGACTCTCCGGCGGCGGCGGCGCGAGCTGGCTGTGGTTCCTGCTGGCGGCCACCGGCTATCTGGTGCTTCTGCTGGCCGAGGGCCGGGACCGGCTCTCCCAGTGGGGGCGGGTCTTCGGTGGTGCCGCATCCGCGCAGGGGCGGACCGGGGGCGGGTTCGAACCGCCCGGTGGCAGTGCGCTGGCCCCGGTGCGTACGGGGCGGCGGATCGGCGCGCTTGCGCTGGGCGTCGCGCTCGCCGTCCCGGCGGCGCTGCCCGCGCTGGACGGCGGGCTGCTGGGTGACGCGGGCAGCGGGGACGGCCCGGGGTCCGGCGGGGGCACCATCTCCGCGGTGAACCCGCTGGTCTCGCTGCAGGACAGCCTGAACCAGCCGGACGACCGCGAGGTGATCCGATACCGCACCAACACGACGAGCACCCAGGACATGTATCTGCGGATCGTCGCGCTGGACCAGTTCGACGGCACGGCGTGGAAGTCCTCGGAGCGCAAGGTCAAGGACGTGCCGGACCGGCTTCCCCAGCCGGACGGCCTGAGCAACGCCGTCGGCGTCACCGAGATCAAGACGAACCTCTCGGCCGCCCGCTCCTACAAGCAGAGCTGGCTGCCGATGCCCTATCCGGCGACGAAGGTGGACATCGGCGGGCGTTGGCGCTTCGAGCCCGCCGGACGGACCCTGGTCGGCGACCGCGGTCAGAACACCCGCGGTGCGCAGTACTCCGTCAGCAGCCTGCTCGTGCAGCCGACTCCGCAACAGCTGGCCGCGGCGTCCCCGGCGCCCACCGCGCTGCGGCGCGAGTACACCCGGGTGCCCGAAGTACTGCCGGACGAGGTCGGGGACACCGCGAGGAAGATCACCAAGGGCGCCAGGAACGACTACGAGCGGGGCGTGAAACTGCAGGACTGGTTCTCCGTGGAGGGCGGCTTCACCTACGACACCCAGGTGCAGTCGGGAACGGGCGTCACCGCGATCACCCGCTTCCTGCGGCAGAAGGAGGGCTTCTGCGTCCACTTCTCCTTCTCGATGGCAGCGATGGCCAGGACGCTGGACATTCCGGCTCGGGTCGCGGTGGGCTTCACCCCCGGGTCCCCGCAGTCGGACGGCACCATGTCGGTCGGTCTGCGCGATGCGCACGCATGGCCGGAGCTGTACTTCGAAGGCGTGGGGTGGACACGGTTCGAGCCGACCCCTACCCGGGGCTCCACTCCCGACTACACCCGGGCGCAGACGCCTTCAGGCGGTCCCAGCAGCCCGACGAAGCCTGAGGTCGACGACTCGACGGCGCCGTCCGCCGCGCCGTCCGTCTCGGACAGCTGCCCGGCGCAGGCGCGGCGGCTCGGCGAATGCGGCGCGGTCGCGCCGGCGGCCGTCCAGCCGCCCAAGGACCCGGGGTTCCCGCTGGGGACCGTGCTGCTGGTGGTGCTGGGCGTGGCGGCGGTGGTGCTTGTACCGCTGCTGCCGCTGCTGTGGCGGATCAGTATGCGTGGGCGTCGGCTGGGCTCCCGTGGGCGCACGCCCGCGGACGCCGCGGCCCGGACGCTGGCGGCCTGGGAGGAGATCCGCGACACGGCGTGGGACCACGGCATCCCGCCCGACGACTCGCAGACGCCGCGCAAGGCCGCCGCCCGCATCGTCCGGCTGGGCAAGCTGGAAGGGGAGCCCGCGGACGCGGTGCACCGGGTGGCCGGTGCGGTGGAGCAGGTGCTCTATGCGCCGGAGCCCCGGCCGGGTACGGGTCTCGCGGACGACGCCCAGCAGATCGGGGCCGGGCTGCGGGATGCGGTGGGCCGTAGGACGCGGCTGAGGGCTCTGCTCGCGCCTCGCTCGTCCGTCAGGGTGGTGTGGGCCCTCTCGGCCCGTTGGGCGTCGTTCACGGACCGCTGGGGCGTGCGCCGGTGGCGCCTGGACCGGTGGGCAGGAATCCTGCGCCGCCCGTCCCGCCAGCGAGGCTGA